In Procambarus clarkii isolate CNS0578487 chromosome 74, FALCON_Pclarkii_2.0, whole genome shotgun sequence, one DNA window encodes the following:
- the LOC138356823 gene encoding serine-rich adhesin for platelets-like, which yields MSLHLSGSVVTLPGCLYISLDLCHSPWMSLLLSGSLSLSLDVSTSLWISVTLPGCLYISLDLYPSPWMSLHLSGSLSLSLDVFTSLWISVTLPGCLYFSLDLCHSPWMSLLLSGSLSLSLDVSTSVWISVTLPGCLYICLDLCHSPWMSLHLSGSLSLSLDVSTSLWISVTLPGCLYISLDHCHSPWMSLHLSGSLSLSLDVSTSLWISVTLPGCLYISLDLCHSPWMSLLLSGSLSLSLDVSTSLWISVTLPGCLYISLDLCHSSWMSLHLSGSLSLSLDVSTSLWISVTLPGCLYISLDLCHSPCMPFHLPGSLSILQETRTRIWDGTEERNGAKTHGRSGD from the coding sequence aTGTCTCTACATCTCTCTGGATCTGTTGTCACTCTCCCTGGATGTCTCTACATCTCTCTGGATCTCTGTCACTCTCCCTGGATGTCTCTACTTCTCTCTGGATCTCTGTCACTCTCCCTGGATGTCTCTACATCTCTCTGGATCTCTGTCACTCTCCCTGGATGTCTTTACATCTCTCTAGATCTCTATCCATCTCCCTGGATGTCTCTACATCTGTCTGGATCTCTGTCACTCTCCCTGGATGTCTTTACATCTCTCTGGATCTCTGTCACTCTCCCTGGATGTCTCTACTTCTCTCTGGATCTATGTCACTCTCCCTGGATGTCTCTACTTCTCTCTGGATCTCTGTCACTCTCCCTGGATGTCTCTACATCTGTCTGGATCTCTGTCACTCTCCCTGGATGTCTCTACATCTGTCTGGATCTCTGTCACTCTCCCTGGATGTCTTTACATCTCTCTGGATCTCTGTCACTCTCCCTGGATGTCTCTACATCTCTCTGGATCTCTGTCACTCTCCCTGGATGTCTTTACATCTCTCTGGATCACTGTCACTCTCCCTGGATGTCTCTACATCTCTCTGGATCTCTGTCACTCTCACTGGATGTCTCTACATCTCTCTGGATCTCTGTCACTCTTCCTGGATGTCTCTACATCTCTCTGGATCTCTGTCACTCTCCCTGGATGTCTCTACTTCTCTCTGGATCTCTGTCACTCTCCCTGGATGTCTCTACATCTCTCTGGATCTCTGTCACTCTCCCTGGATGTCTCTACATCTCTCTGGATCTCTGTCACTCTTCCTGGATGTCTCTACATCTCTCTGGATCTCTGTCACTCTCCCTGGATGTCTCTACATCTCTCTGGATCTCTGTCACTCTTCCTGGATGTCTCTACATCTCTCTGGATCTCTGTCACTCTCCCTGTATGCCTTTCCATCTCCCTGGATCTCTCTCCATCTTGCAAGAGAcgaggacaaggatttgggatgggacggaagaaaggaatggtgccaaaactcatggacggtcgggggattga